One segment of Rhodopirellula baltica SH 1 DNA contains the following:
- the ftsH gene encoding ATP-dependent zinc metalloprotease FtsH, with protein MKKDSESNSSDKSNKEELSTGRRGGNPMIIALVITVLAAMLFFNQPEPSSLISASFFRSQLEKNNIESVEIGDIEVSGTFKTRPQMPASESADGDAKPKELLKRFRFTRPAGADYAVQLSEDLEKRNIKDWKFSPPDNTAAILNLLILVGLPLAIFFFIFMMIRRTRNDMMGGGFLSGFSKSPAKRFEATDKVITFNDVAGLEGVKADLQEIVDFLKTPEKFQKLGGQVPKGVLLNGPPGTGKTLLARAVAGEADVPFFSVNGSEFIQMFVGVGASRVRDLFKTAKEQSPSIIFIDEIDAVGRQRGAGLGGGHDEREQTLNQILGEMDGFGGAQAVIVIAATNRPDVLDPALLRPGRFDRHVTVGRPTMKGREEIFKVHVRDVPLGDDVDLHRLAAGTVGLTGADIRNMVNEAALWAARGDKKIVEMSDFDYARDKILMGAKREEVLLESEKEKTAYHEAGHTLTAWHLEGSHIVHKVTIIPRGRALGVTQYVPNEDRLSMSKRELEHQLIVLLGGRAAEKIIYTETCVGAENDLERATSIARRMVTHWGMSPKIGPVSYKTSDEDPFLGREIHQQRQFSEHTQELIDEEVARILMEADQKAEQLLREHRGQLETITRELLDREELNEAELTELIGPSIHKRLGDEEGKVEQIMAPEGAAERTSNASARRED; from the coding sequence ATGAAAAAGGATTCCGAATCGAACTCTTCGGACAAATCCAACAAGGAAGAGCTCTCGACGGGACGCCGTGGTGGCAATCCGATGATCATCGCTTTGGTGATCACGGTGCTAGCCGCGATGCTGTTTTTCAATCAACCCGAGCCATCCTCTTTGATTTCGGCGAGCTTTTTCCGAAGTCAGCTTGAAAAAAACAACATCGAGTCGGTCGAGATCGGCGACATCGAAGTTTCGGGAACGTTCAAGACTCGTCCACAAATGCCGGCCAGCGAGTCTGCAGATGGTGATGCGAAGCCGAAGGAGTTGCTGAAGCGTTTTCGATTCACGCGTCCCGCGGGAGCGGATTATGCCGTGCAGCTATCCGAAGACCTTGAGAAGCGGAACATCAAGGATTGGAAATTCTCGCCGCCGGACAACACCGCCGCGATCTTGAATTTGTTGATCCTGGTTGGATTGCCGCTGGCGATCTTCTTCTTCATCTTCATGATGATCCGTCGCACCCGAAACGACATGATGGGCGGCGGGTTTCTGTCCGGGTTCAGCAAGAGTCCGGCGAAACGATTCGAAGCTACTGACAAAGTCATCACGTTCAACGATGTTGCTGGTTTGGAAGGCGTTAAGGCTGACCTTCAAGAGATCGTTGATTTCCTGAAGACTCCAGAGAAGTTTCAAAAGCTCGGTGGCCAAGTTCCCAAGGGCGTTTTGCTGAATGGACCTCCGGGTACAGGCAAAACGTTGTTGGCTCGTGCCGTGGCGGGTGAGGCGGACGTGCCGTTCTTCAGCGTTAACGGTAGTGAATTCATTCAGATGTTCGTTGGCGTTGGTGCCAGCCGCGTGCGTGATTTGTTCAAGACGGCAAAAGAACAGTCTCCGTCGATCATCTTCATTGACGAGATTGACGCAGTCGGTCGTCAACGTGGTGCTGGTTTGGGTGGCGGACACGATGAACGCGAACAGACGTTGAATCAGATTCTCGGAGAGATGGACGGTTTCGGTGGTGCTCAAGCGGTCATCGTGATTGCGGCAACCAACCGGCCCGACGTGCTGGATCCGGCGTTGCTTCGACCAGGACGTTTTGACCGTCACGTGACCGTGGGTCGTCCGACGATGAAGGGCCGCGAAGAGATTTTCAAGGTTCACGTTCGAGACGTGCCACTGGGCGACGATGTTGATTTGCATCGTTTGGCGGCGGGAACGGTTGGCCTGACCGGTGCCGACATTCGCAACATGGTCAACGAGGCTGCTCTTTGGGCGGCACGTGGCGACAAGAAAATCGTCGAGATGAGCGACTTCGACTACGCTCGCGACAAGATTTTGATGGGTGCGAAGCGTGAAGAGGTCTTGCTGGAAAGCGAGAAAGAAAAAACCGCTTATCACGAAGCCGGCCACACGTTGACGGCTTGGCACTTGGAAGGTTCGCACATTGTTCACAAGGTGACGATCATCCCTCGAGGTCGCGCGTTGGGGGTGACTCAGTATGTGCCGAATGAGGACCGATTGAGCATGAGCAAGCGAGAGCTTGAGCATCAATTGATCGTGTTGCTCGGGGGCCGCGCGGCAGAGAAGATCATCTACACGGAGACTTGTGTGGGTGCGGAGAACGATTTGGAACGAGCGACCAGTATCGCGCGGCGAATGGTCACGCATTGGGGCATGAGTCCGAAGATTGGTCCGGTCAGTTACAAGACGAGCGACGAAGATCCGTTTTTGGGTCGCGAGATTCATCAGCAACGTCAATTCAGCGAACACACGCAGGAATTGATCGATGAAGAGGTCGCGAGAATTCTGATGGAAGCGGATCAGAAGGCAGAGCAACTGTTGCGAGAACATCGCGGTCAGTTGGAGACGATCACGCGTGAGTTGCTGGATCGTGAGGAGCTGAACGAGGCTGAATTGACGGAACTGATTGGTCCTTCGATTCACAAACGTTTGGGTGACGAAGAGGGCAAGGTCGAGCAGATCATGGCCCCCGAAGGAGCCGCCGAGCGGACTTCGAACGCTTCCGCACGACGCGAAGACTGA
- a CDS encoding GNAT family N-acetyltransferase, protein MPQIRQLFDADWPKTWEVIEPVFRDGETYPYPRDITMDDAYDIWVSVPSKTFLAVDGAGSIVGTYYLKPNQPGQGSHVCNCGYIVSPEARGLGIASAMCQHSQREAIAEGFRAMQYNLVVATNTGAIRLWQKLGFDIAGTLPNAFDHPQSGFVDAHIMYKQLV, encoded by the coding sequence ATGCCGCAAATTCGTCAACTATTCGATGCTGACTGGCCGAAAACCTGGGAAGTAATCGAGCCCGTGTTTCGCGACGGGGAGACTTACCCTTATCCGCGTGACATCACGATGGATGATGCGTATGACATTTGGGTATCGGTCCCGTCAAAGACGTTTCTCGCGGTGGATGGTGCGGGTTCGATTGTCGGAACCTACTACCTGAAACCCAATCAGCCTGGCCAAGGATCGCATGTGTGCAACTGCGGGTACATCGTCTCTCCCGAAGCACGCGGACTCGGCATTGCATCGGCGATGTGCCAGCACTCGCAGCGGGAAGCGATTGCGGAGGGATTTCGGGCGATGCAATACAATTTGGTTGTCGCGACAAATACCGGTGCGATTCGACTGTGGCAGAAACTTGGGTTCGATATAGCCGGAACGCTTCCAAACGCGTTTGATCATCCGCAGTCGGGATTCGTCGATGCACACATCATGTACAAACAACTCGTTTGA
- a CDS encoding anthrone oxygenase family protein — MFFHTVLVSATLLCSLVAGFLFAFDVVAMPGIGRLNDRSFIRAFQVIDGVIQDNQPFFMFVWIGSAIAIVVAAVIGFSQIDGVDRTLLIVAAVVYLLGVQLPTVRINIPLNNKIQAIDVEQKDDQELLAARSVFEAQWNRWNVFRTVVSITIALSLHVLLLRI; from the coding sequence ATGTTTTTCCACACTGTTTTGGTATCCGCGACCCTTTTGTGCTCACTCGTTGCCGGCTTTCTTTTTGCGTTTGATGTTGTAGCGATGCCTGGCATCGGTCGACTCAACGACAGGTCATTTATTCGTGCATTTCAAGTGATCGATGGCGTCATACAAGACAACCAGCCTTTCTTCATGTTTGTTTGGATTGGGTCCGCCATAGCGATCGTTGTTGCGGCGGTCATCGGCTTCTCACAGATTGATGGAGTGGATCGAACGTTATTAATTGTCGCTGCGGTTGTTTACCTGTTGGGAGTTCAGCTCCCGACTGTTCGAATCAACATCCCGCTAAACAACAAGATCCAGGCGATTGACGTTGAACAGAAAGACGATCAAGAACTGCTGGCCGCGCGGTCTGTCTTCGAGGCTCAATGGAATCGATGGAACGTTTTCAGAACGGTTGTTTCCATCACGATCGCGTTGTCGCTCCATGTACTCTTGCTGAGAATCTAG
- the rsgA gene encoding ribosome small subunit-dependent GTPase A: protein MAKKRSGNLRANFRKKHQGRVRRGDLTRDFREGDSQDDAVQSERLSGKGELTRKRTIQGADSTPESAAGMHVQLSVDEDNLLQGRVLSVHGLQSKVLGDNGVLYACAVRQVLKSLSTSQRNVIVAGDRVWFRSESRDGVSLKSEADGMIERVEPRTGMISRTSRGRQHVLVSNIDAMLIIASAEQPGIKPALIDRMILTAHQCQIEPIVIINKVDLIDLVDLQPLIGVYSSLGYRVLPTSAETGQNVAYLRALLKDRQTALAGQSGVGKSSLLNAVQPGLGLAIGAVSSDNDKGKHTTTASQLIPLADGGAVFDTPGIRQFQLWDISAGEVAGLMPDLRPYVSGCRYPDCLHLAEDDCAVKTAVADARIDARRYDAYCHLLEEELM from the coding sequence TTGGCGAAGAAGCGAAGCGGAAACCTCCGAGCAAATTTTCGTAAGAAGCACCAAGGCCGAGTGCGGCGTGGTGATTTGACTCGTGATTTTCGCGAAGGTGATTCTCAAGACGACGCCGTTCAATCGGAACGGCTGAGCGGCAAAGGCGAGCTGACGCGAAAACGCACCATTCAGGGTGCGGATTCGACGCCGGAGTCAGCCGCCGGAATGCACGTGCAATTGTCGGTCGACGAGGACAACTTGCTGCAAGGTCGTGTGCTGAGTGTGCACGGGTTGCAGAGCAAGGTGTTGGGTGACAACGGCGTTTTGTATGCGTGTGCGGTTCGTCAGGTTCTGAAATCGCTGAGCACCAGCCAACGCAATGTCATCGTTGCGGGGGATCGGGTTTGGTTTCGGTCGGAGTCCCGGGATGGAGTGTCGCTGAAGTCGGAAGCGGATGGGATGATCGAGCGGGTTGAGCCGCGGACAGGAATGATCAGCCGAACGAGCCGTGGACGGCAGCACGTGTTGGTTTCGAACATTGACGCGATGTTGATCATCGCCAGCGCGGAGCAACCGGGGATCAAGCCTGCATTGATCGATCGGATGATTCTGACGGCTCATCAATGCCAGATTGAACCGATCGTGATTATCAACAAAGTTGACTTGATCGATTTGGTTGATCTGCAGCCTTTGATTGGTGTTTATTCCTCGCTCGGGTATCGCGTTTTGCCGACGTCCGCGGAAACGGGCCAAAATGTCGCTTACCTGCGGGCTTTGTTGAAAGATCGCCAGACCGCTCTGGCCGGTCAAAGTGGGGTGGGCAAGAGCAGTCTACTGAACGCTGTGCAGCCCGGACTGGGATTGGCAATTGGGGCGGTCAGCAGCGACAACGACAAGGGAAAACACACCACCACGGCGTCCCAGTTGATACCGCTGGCCGATGGTGGGGCGGTTTTTGACACACCGGGAATCCGGCAATTTCAATTGTGGGACATCAGTGCGGGCGAGGTGGCCGGTTTGATGCCCGATCTGAGGCCCTACGTGAGCGGCTGCCGCTATCCGGACTGCTTGCACCTCGCCGAAGACGATTGTGCGGTGAAGACCGCAGTCGCCGACGCACGAATCGACGCGCGGCGTTACGACGCGTACTGTCATTTGCTAGAAGAAGAACTCATGTAA
- a CDS encoding acyl carrier protein — translation MIVEDHFGISIRNDETERVLTVGDLVALIQSRIGAAHIATCPTLTSFLRLRSSVRELTNDQTLRIRIGTRVVDMMNRTQRRQLWAQLDDILGTAAPGLRRPAILRKLLAFLATTTFVIAFLGSVTIDVAILPLTLALAACATLALHIITIPFRSIPPDAAATFGAIARRMAGISVATKQLHLRTDEEILHELRPIVAATLGTDGSKITRTTRFIEDLGMG, via the coding sequence ATGATTGTCGAAGATCACTTCGGCATCTCAATCCGGAACGACGAAACGGAACGTGTACTCACCGTCGGTGATCTCGTCGCGTTGATTCAATCGCGAATTGGCGCCGCCCATATTGCAACATGCCCCACGCTAACATCGTTCCTGCGTTTGCGTTCCAGCGTCCGCGAACTGACGAATGATCAAACGCTGCGGATACGAATCGGAACTCGTGTTGTCGACATGATGAACCGAACGCAACGCCGACAACTGTGGGCTCAACTAGACGACATTCTTGGTACGGCGGCGCCAGGTCTTCGCCGACCAGCAATCCTGCGCAAACTGCTAGCCTTTTTAGCTACGACGACCTTCGTCATCGCGTTTCTCGGTTCCGTCACGATTGATGTCGCGATCCTCCCTCTGACTCTCGCACTCGCGGCTTGTGCGACACTCGCACTCCACATCATCACCATCCCGTTTCGGAGCATCCCACCTGACGCAGCAGCCACCTTTGGTGCGATTGCACGACGCATGGCAGGCATTTCCGTCGCCACAAAACAATTGCATCTACGCACGGACGAAGAGATACTCCACGAACTCCGACCGATCGTGGCGGCTACCCTGGGCACAGACGGCTCCAAAATCACCAGAACCACGAGATTCATCGAAGACCTCGGAATGGGGTGA
- a CDS encoding GNAT family N-acetyltransferase, producing the protein MRRSYTTGPETARLEHRAFTVDDAAEFFALNSNPDVMRLTGEPLLTSLDAAREAIAKYPDFREVGYGRWACILKQTRVIIGFCGLKYLPEMDLVDIGYRFRPQYWGHGFATEACAACLDFGFETLCLPEIFAFVLPENVASIRVLEKVGMRSDGEIMYDGLLAFRFVKPAPRIREPAGAPERPK; encoded by the coding sequence ATGAGAAGGTCCTACACGACCGGTCCCGAAACAGCACGTCTGGAGCATCGCGCGTTTACCGTAGACGACGCCGCGGAGTTCTTTGCCCTCAACAGCAACCCGGATGTGATGCGTTTGACTGGCGAGCCGCTCCTCACATCACTTGACGCAGCAAGAGAAGCGATCGCGAAATACCCCGATTTTCGCGAAGTAGGTTATGGCCGCTGGGCGTGCATTCTCAAACAAACAAGAGTGATCATTGGATTCTGTGGGCTGAAGTACCTACCCGAAATGGACTTGGTGGACATTGGATATCGATTCCGTCCACAATACTGGGGGCACGGCTTCGCGACGGAAGCATGCGCAGCGTGTCTGGATTTCGGTTTCGAAACGCTTTGTCTTCCAGAGATATTCGCTTTTGTGCTTCCGGAGAACGTTGCATCCATTCGCGTGCTCGAAAAGGTCGGAATGCGGTCGGATGGCGAGATAATGTACGATGGATTGCTGGCGTTTCGGTTCGTCAAACCCGCACCGCGAATCCGCGAACCAGCGGGTGCACCTGAGCGACCGAAATAG
- a CDS encoding class I SAM-dependent methyltransferase, producing the protein MLELDSESHSNQASETGAQAGTAAVQNDNEPASSREGVRDRNGKMSGGTAKKSRGAKPKPHESKLYDNLVPAYQALWPAVARRRIQHNLNSLNIAAGTKVLEVGVGTGLSLDAYPEHANVTGVDLSESMLAEAEELIEQRGWKHVSVQPMNAEELTFEDASFDLVTSFHTISVVSHPDRMMRELVRVCRPGGKILVINHFRSPNPLIARVVDSAGSLTRHLGWRTDLNVDELLNELPIQVIRCQKSNPLSLFRVLIAERKA; encoded by the coding sequence ATGTTAGAGTTGGATTCCGAGTCACATTCGAATCAAGCGTCGGAGACGGGTGCCCAGGCGGGTACGGCAGCGGTGCAGAACGACAACGAACCGGCTTCATCTCGTGAGGGTGTTCGCGATCGAAATGGAAAGATGAGCGGCGGAACGGCCAAAAAATCGCGTGGGGCCAAACCCAAGCCGCACGAGAGCAAACTGTACGACAACTTGGTTCCGGCCTATCAGGCTTTGTGGCCGGCGGTGGCTCGTCGCCGAATTCAGCACAACCTGAATTCGCTCAACATTGCGGCTGGCACGAAAGTCTTGGAAGTCGGCGTCGGCACCGGATTGTCATTGGACGCTTACCCGGAGCACGCGAATGTCACGGGCGTGGATCTGTCTGAATCCATGTTGGCGGAAGCGGAAGAGTTGATCGAGCAGCGGGGATGGAAGCATGTCTCCGTTCAGCCGATGAACGCGGAGGAATTGACGTTCGAGGACGCGAGCTTTGATCTGGTGACCTCGTTTCACACGATCAGCGTCGTTTCGCATCCCGATCGAATGATGCGTGAACTCGTGCGTGTGTGTCGCCCGGGTGGTAAAATCTTGGTCATCAATCATTTCCGGAGCCCGAACCCACTGATCGCTCGCGTTGTTGATTCGGCGGGCAGTTTGACCCGTCACTTGGGATGGCGGACGGATTTGAATGTCGATGAATTGCTCAACGAATTGCCAATCCAGGTCATCCGATGCCAAAAGTCCAACCCGCTGTCTCTGTTCCGAGTCTTGATCGCCGAACGCAAAGCTTAG
- a CDS encoding outer membrane protein assembly factor BamB family protein, with amino-acid sequence MSLPHFLASLSSARLSAVVVCLGVSVVSTAMVGAAESVSADSKNSDVIWPQWRGGSQQGVAPEGDYPVEWSEEKATRCKIPGSGASTPVIVGNRAFLTSGIDGQNHLLGVDIDSLKIAFQTPLGDDRGNKHRKGSGSNPSAVTDGKNVVAYFRSGDLACCDLDGKPIWHTNLQEQFGEDTLWWDLGSSPMIVDNLVVVAVMQTGPSYIVAIDIESGEVVWKDDRMVPAPEEAAQSYSTPLATEIDGKKIVAVLGADHLTLTDAKTGERLGTLGGFNPGQEKFFRSIASPVITGNVIVCPYSRGATLTGVDMAKLIEAGDDKNAADDAILWMRDDVGSDVPTPAARDGIVYLVSDGKPSKGKLSALAAETGETLWETSLERIRSSYSSSPLLIGDRLYVTDETGMTSVVENIGGDAEPKLIHANEVDDDEQFTVASPVPFAGGLLLRTKGHLYKLTR; translated from the coding sequence ATGTCCCTGCCCCATTTTCTGGCATCGCTTTCGTCGGCACGCTTGAGCGCCGTGGTTGTTTGTTTGGGAGTCTCGGTTGTTTCAACCGCGATGGTTGGGGCCGCGGAATCGGTATCCGCTGATTCAAAGAACTCTGATGTGATTTGGCCACAGTGGCGTGGCGGATCGCAGCAGGGCGTCGCACCGGAAGGCGACTATCCGGTCGAATGGTCGGAAGAAAAAGCGACTCGGTGCAAGATTCCAGGCAGTGGTGCGAGTACGCCCGTGATCGTCGGCAACCGCGCGTTTCTGACCAGCGGGATCGATGGCCAAAATCATTTGTTGGGCGTCGACATCGATTCGCTGAAGATTGCTTTCCAAACCCCACTCGGCGACGACCGCGGCAACAAACACCGCAAAGGCAGCGGAAGTAACCCGTCCGCTGTGACCGATGGCAAGAACGTCGTGGCGTACTTTCGTAGTGGTGATTTGGCTTGTTGTGATCTGGACGGAAAACCGATCTGGCACACCAATTTGCAAGAACAGTTTGGTGAGGACACGCTTTGGTGGGATCTGGGATCCTCACCGATGATCGTTGACAATTTGGTGGTTGTCGCGGTAATGCAAACCGGTCCTAGCTACATCGTCGCCATCGATATTGAATCGGGCGAAGTGGTTTGGAAAGACGACCGGATGGTGCCCGCACCGGAAGAAGCGGCGCAAAGTTACTCGACGCCGCTCGCGACAGAAATCGATGGCAAAAAAATCGTCGCCGTGCTGGGAGCTGATCACCTGACTTTGACCGATGCAAAGACAGGAGAGCGATTGGGAACGCTCGGCGGGTTCAACCCGGGGCAAGAGAAGTTCTTTCGTTCGATTGCGTCGCCGGTGATCACCGGCAATGTCATTGTTTGCCCGTATTCCCGGGGCGCGACATTGACCGGGGTGGACATGGCAAAGTTGATTGAAGCGGGAGATGACAAGAACGCAGCCGATGATGCCATCTTGTGGATGCGGGATGACGTTGGGTCGGATGTGCCGACTCCCGCGGCTCGCGATGGCATTGTGTATTTGGTCTCAGATGGCAAGCCGTCCAAAGGGAAGTTGTCGGCTCTAGCAGCCGAAACGGGCGAAACACTTTGGGAGACCTCTTTGGAACGGATCCGATCGAGTTACAGCAGTTCGCCGCTGCTCATCGGGGACCGTCTGTATGTCACCGATGAAACGGGGATGACTTCGGTTGTCGAGAACATCGGCGGCGATGCGGAGCCGAAATTGATTCATGCCAACGAAGTCGATGACGACGAGCAGTTCACCGTTGCCAGCCCAGTACCGTTTGCCGGTGGGTTGTTGTTGCGGACAAAAGGTCATCTCTACAAGTTGACTCGTTAA
- a CDS encoding sugar phosphate isomerase/epimerase family protein, producing the protein MKTTAAATLATFAGSATSSVVQARGPIERSGPPRFRIGIAGYSLRPYFRYMKGKEQTFRPVPDGISFTDRDVAGGLTQTDFLDYCVSMGVEAAELTGYFMTPGPDGFPTEASLLELRRQAFTRGVVISGTAIGNNFTVGLGERYEQEVRDAIRWIDLASVLGAPHIRFFAGTAAQLAKSPTRMDEAVAAVNRCAEHAAKKGVFLGVENHGRLTAKQMLEIMDRVDSPWVGINLDTGNFESDDPYGDLEACAPYAVNVQVKPVTKSPSGEKTPADYGRIAKILRDSGYQGYVVLEYEDADVLEALPKHLDELRGALGV; encoded by the coding sequence TTGAAAACCACCGCCGCAGCGACGCTGGCGACCTTCGCGGGAAGTGCCACGTCGTCGGTCGTTCAGGCTCGCGGGCCGATTGAGCGTTCCGGTCCACCGCGATTTCGAATCGGTATCGCTGGTTATTCGCTCCGCCCTTACTTCCGCTACATGAAGGGCAAGGAACAAACGTTTCGGCCCGTTCCGGATGGCATTTCGTTTACCGACCGAGATGTGGCGGGCGGTTTGACTCAAACCGATTTTCTGGATTACTGCGTTTCGATGGGCGTCGAAGCGGCCGAGTTGACCGGTTACTTCATGACGCCCGGGCCGGATGGATTTCCAACCGAAGCGTCGTTGCTGGAACTTCGTCGGCAGGCGTTCACTCGTGGCGTTGTCATCAGCGGAACCGCGATCGGAAACAACTTCACGGTCGGATTGGGCGAACGTTATGAGCAAGAGGTTCGCGATGCAATCCGTTGGATCGATTTGGCGTCTGTGCTGGGGGCACCGCACATTCGATTCTTCGCGGGCACGGCGGCTCAGCTTGCTAAGTCACCCACGCGAATGGATGAAGCCGTAGCGGCGGTCAATCGATGCGCGGAACACGCGGCGAAGAAAGGTGTCTTTCTAGGGGTTGAGAACCACGGTCGTCTGACGGCGAAGCAGATGTTGGAAATCATGGATCGAGTCGATTCGCCTTGGGTGGGCATCAATCTCGATACCGGTAACTTCGAGTCGGACGATCCCTATGGCGACCTAGAAGCGTGTGCTCCTTACGCGGTCAATGTGCAAGTCAAACCGGTGACGAAGTCGCCTTCGGGCGAGAAGACTCCGGCGGATTACGGTCGCATCGCAAAGATTCTTCGCGACTCGGGTTACCAGGGTTACGTCGTCTTGGAATACGAAGACGCGGATGTTTTGGAGGCTCTTCCGAAGCACTTGGATGAGCTGCGCGGGGCGCTCGGGGTTTAG
- a CDS encoding ankyrin repeat domain-containing protein produces the protein MLTQLMDHIRHRTPLHEACTQGDTRTVRALLEYGADKYALDANAQTPAESAASHN, from the coding sequence ATGCTGACTCAGCTGATGGACCACATCCGTCATCGCACACCGCTTCACGAGGCTTGCACGCAAGGAGACACTCGAACGGTTCGTGCCTTGCTAGAATACGGCGCCGACAAATATGCTCTCGATGCCAATGCGCAGACTCCGGCTGAATCGGCGGCGTCCCACAACTAA